ACATAACTCCCAACTTCTATGAAGGGTGAAGACTGAAGAAACGTAACTCTTCAGTTGCAGGGAAGACCAAACCTAAAGAAACTGAACAataatattgaagttttgatttATTTAAGTCAATACTAGCATTCGACTATTGTGAAATATTTAATCAATTAAAGACAAGGTTTGGATATTTTTAGGAAAGGAAACTCACTACCAGTTGTATGACTTGATGCATCGAAtcagagaaagaaaagaaggcAAACTTGCATTATATCTCTCTTAACAAAATTATACAGTACATTTTAGGAACTTCTTTTGAGGGTGAACTGTTATAGGGAGGTTTAAGAGATTGCGATGCTTGTTTGACACTTCTGGACCTTCCTTTCGCTCGATGAGATTTATACTTGGTTGTTATTGTTGATACTTGTTTGAATGCAATTTCTTAGCTGAGGATTGTCATTTTGTATAGGTTTCATTGGATGCTGCAAAAGTAATAAATGTAACTCCACGCTATGCACGCTTAAAAGCTGGAGTTAACGGTTCCGCAAAAGGACAAATAATTGGATGGGAAAACATCGAGCTCATTAGTGATCGACCTCTTGAAACTATGTTGAAAGAATTTAAGCAGTTGAAGGAAGAATATCCTGATAGAATTTTGATTGCTTCAATCATGGAAGAATATGACAGAGCTGCATGGGAGGAGCTTGTTGACCGAGTCGAGCAAACTGGGATTGTAATATTACTAATATTTCATCCGTCATACCTTGATTTGGAATTTACACATTAATGTAATCATTGTACAGCAGAGgctaatttataaaatataatttttcctCTGCAGGATGCAATTGAAATCAATTTCTCATGCCCTCATGGTATGCCAGAGCGTAAGATGGGTGCTGCTGTAGGAAAGGATTGTGCATTGATGGAGGAGATTAGTGGTTGGATAAATGCTAAAGCTACTGTTCCAGTGTGGGCAAAGATGACCCCAAACATTACTGATATCAGAGAGGTTGGTTATATATTGCTCTATACCTTTCAACGGTGTGTGTAGTTTTACTCTGGTACTATCTTCGTTTCAAAGTAATAGGCCATATTTCAAATGTATTTTGTCTCATAAGAATAAACCACCTTTTAAGTTTATTATGTTTACATTGAACTTTCCTTTATTACTAGTTGATCAATATGGAGTACTAAATTGGAAAGTTGATCTAACATTCAACTACCGAATGATAGTTTTGTCATTTCAGCTAATTACTTGAAATTACCCCAAACTAAATTGGCCTATTAGCTAGGGACGAATGGAATATACGCTTGTTGACTGTGCTTTATGCCCGGTGCTAATATTCTAATAAATCTTTTCACGGATATATAGCCAGCAAGGGTGGCACTTAAATCAGGATGTGAAGGAATTGCTGCTATCAATACAATTGAGAGTGTTATGGGAATCAATCTCACTACCCTACGCCCTGAACCCTGTGTCGAGGGGTAAGATTTTTTGCGTTATGCGACAGAAATTGATTTCcaataacaaaatttaatttgatttaaaaACTTAATTGTCAAATTTTTACCAACAGATACTCAACCCCTGGCGGATATTCTTCAAAGGCAGTTCGTCCTATTGCACTTGCAAAAGTGATGAGCATTGCAAAGATGATGCAGGAAGAATTTAGTCCTGAACATTCCTTGTCTGGAATTGGAGGTGTTGAGACTGGAGGTGATGCTGCTGAATTTATTCTGCTTGGAGCAAATACTGTTCAGGTACAACCTTCTCAATAACCTTTTACCATCTAAATATATTTTTCTGATGACCCTCTTCTATGATTAGATGTCCTGTTACTTATAGGTTGatgtcataatcatttagtCCTGCATATTTGACAAAATGGTAACGGAAACGATTCTGACAAGGAGACAGTGGAATGTACTTTTTATGATTCCATGGTTGAAATAATACATTTAGGACCTACCTGTATGGATATTTTGCCTACAAACATTCAGCAAAGAGACAAATATTCATTTCTAACCAAAAATCTAGATGTATTTACTGAAACAAAATTGTGTACAACACTAAAACACCTATGATTTCATCTTTCAGGTTTGTACAGGAGTCATGATGCATGGGTATGGTCATGTGAAGAAGCTATGCTCTGAGCTAAAGGATTTCATGAGAATGCATAATTTCTCGTCGATAGAAGATTTTCGAGGGTATAGTCTAGAGTTTATAATTTCTTTTGCGGGGTTTAGTTAGTATGTCTCTAATTTCGTTTGTTTCTCTCCACAGTGCTTCTTTACCATACTTCACAACACACACAGAACTGGTACGAATGCAGCAGGAAGCTATACAGAAAAGAAAAGCTACCAGAAAAGGTTTGGCATCTGACAAAGACTGGACAGGAGATGGGTTTGTGCAGGAAACTGAAAGCATGGTTTCCAACTAATCTTTACCAAGTAAGCCTTTTCTTGCTAAATTGGTGTTTTGAAATAGGACTGTGAAATTATGTTCTTTGGGAAAAAAGAAATAGCCtctgaaattttgactaaataCGTCTGAAATTTTTATACCTAGGTGGGAGAGGGTGTTAACTGTTAAGGTTTTGGTAATACGATGAGACACACCTTGCATTTTAACAAGCAGACGCTTACTTGGATAGATGGATGATGATCTTGCAAAATATTTAGACAATAGATGATTTGTGAAAACTACTCTGTGTCTCCGTATATATTTACCTCGAGATATGCAAAAAGGTTCCTAGCTCAAACAAAACATAAGTAATGAACAACGCAAGTGCTAGATGAATAAACTAAAATTAAATGGTAGGCTTACAATTATCCCTGGGATCAAATATTGAAACCCAATCGCAATTTCGTTAATAGCTTAGCTTGCTGTAACAAGGCATGAAAAGTTAATTATGCCCTTGATTTAAGTGTAACTGCAATTTACTCAGTAGGGAATTCAGGACATTTCAGCTCTGATTGGTGTATAAGTGACTAGCTAGTTTGGTACatatctttttcttttgtttaatCCCCTGCTCTCGAGAAATCTGGCTTTCTTTACTTTCTTGTTTTAAGGTATTCAGGACAATGTATTATGTTGAAACTTGTTATGGTGATTCGTTTGTTCCTCTCTACCGATTGCATCTGAATGAATTGCTTATTCGCTTGTCTGAGTTTCTGGTGAAAATTCTGTAGCTTGAAATTAagtgatttttattgattaatcTGTATGCAGTTGGGAGGTGCTTTGGTTT
This sequence is a window from Spinacia oleracea cultivar Varoflay chromosome 1, BTI_SOV_V1, whole genome shotgun sequence. Protein-coding genes within it:
- the LOC110779297 gene encoding dihydropyrimidine dehydrogenase (NADP(+)), chloroplastic, whose product is MATMKLTTQLKTTPIMPIHHRNSTRLTRPSRVGFKVFASDSNQVEPDLSVKVNGLTMPNPFVIGSGPPGTNYTVMKKAFDEGWGAVIAKTVSLDAAKVINVTPRYARLKAGVNGSAKGQIIGWENIELISDRPLETMLKEFKQLKEEYPDRILIASIMEEYDRAAWEELVDRVEQTGIDAIEINFSCPHGMPERKMGAAVGKDCALMEEISGWINAKATVPVWAKMTPNITDIREPARVALKSGCEGIAAINTIESVMGINLTTLRPEPCVEGYSTPGGYSSKAVRPIALAKVMSIAKMMQEEFSPEHSLSGIGGVETGGDAAEFILLGANTVQVCTGVMMHGYGHVKKLCSELKDFMRMHNFSSIEDFRGASLPYFTTHTELVRMQQEAIQKRKATRKGLASDKDWTGDGFVQETESMVSN